From the genome of Pseudomonas putida:
CAGCTGGCCACCCAGTCGAAGATCTTCTCCGGCAGCGCCACCACCTTCGGCTCCGAGCCGAACACCCAGGCCAGCCTGGTCGACCTCGGCATGCCGGGCGTGCTGCCGGTGCTGAACCAGGAGGCCGTGCGCATGGCCTGCATGTTCGGCCTGGCGATCGATGCCGAGATCGGCAAGCGCAACGTGTTCGCGCGCAAGAACTACTTCTACCCCGATCTGCCCAAGGGCTACCAGATCAGCCAGATGGACCTGCCGATCGTCGGCAAGGGCCACCTGGACATCGCCCTTGAAGACGGCACCATCAAGCGTATCGGCGTCACCCGTGCGCACCTGGAAGAAGACGCCGGCAAGAGCCTGCACGAAGACTTCAGCGGCTCCACCGGCATCGACCTGAACCGCGCCGGCACGCCGCTGCTGGAAATCGTTTCCGAGCCTGATATGCGCAGCGCCAAGGAAGCGGTGGCCTACGTCAAGGCGATCCACGCCCTGGTGCGCTACCTGGGCATCTGCGACGGCAACATGGCCGAAGGCTCGCTGCGTTGCGACTGCAACGTGTCGATCCGCCCGAAGGGCCAGGCCGAGTTCGGCACCCGCTGCGAGATCAAGAACGTCAACTCGTTCCGCTTCATCGAGCGCGCCATCAACAGCGAGATCCAGCGCCAGATCGACCTGATCGAAGACGGCGGCAAGGTGGTGCAGGAAACCCGCCTGTACGACCCGAACAAGGACGAAACCCGCTCGATGCGCAGCAAGGAGGAAGCCAACGACTACCGTTACTTCCCCGATCCAGACCTGCTGCCGGTAGTCATCGAGGACAGTTTCCTGGAAACCGTCCGCGCCGGCCTGCCGGAGCTGCCTCCGCAGAAGGTCGAGCGTTTCCAGAGCCAGTACGGTCTGTCGGCCTACGACGCCAACGTGCTGGCTTCCAGCCGTGAACAAGCGGATTACTTCGAGGAAGTGGTGAAGATTGGCGGCGACGCCAAGCTGGCCGCCAACTGGGTCATGGTCGAACTGGGCAGCCTGCTGAACAAGCTGGGTATCGAGATCGACCAGGCACCGGTCAGCGCCGCGCATCTGGGCGGGATGCTGCTGCGCATCCGCGACAACACCATCAGCGGCAAGATCGCCAAGACCGTGTTCGAGGCCATGGCTGCCGGTGAAGGCGATGCCGACAGCATCATCGAAAGCAAAGGCCTCAAGCAGGTTACCGATACCGGTGCCATCGACAAGATGCTCGACGAAGTGCTGGCCGCCAACGCCGAGCAGGTCGAACAGTACCGCGCTGCCGACGAGGCCAAGCGTGGCAAGATGTTCGGCTTCTTCGTCGGCCAGGCGATGAAGGCGTCCAAAGGCAAGGCCAACCCGGGGCAGGTGAACCAATTGCTCAAGGCCAAGCTCGAAGGGTGAGCTTTGTAGGAGCGGCCTTAGGTCGCGAAAGGGCTGCGAAGAGCAGCCCCAGCGGTTCAAGCAGTAATCTGACCCTGGGGCCGCTCTGCGGCCCTTTCGCGACACAAGGCCGCTCGCCGTCAAGCGCGCCCAACGGCAGCACCGGAGCTTCCATCTTGCTAATTAGATCCTTGGGCACCCTGGCCCTCTTCTCCCTCCTGGCCGGCTGCGCCAGCCAAGACATCGACCCCAGCGGTTACGACAAGACCGGCACCGCCTCGTATTACGGCTCGCGTCACCACGGCAAACGCACCGCCAGCGGCGAAGCCTTCAACCAGCACGGCCTCACCGCTGCCCACCGCAGCCTGCCGTTCGGCAGCAAGGTGCTGGTGACCAACCTCGCCAACCAGCGCAGCGTCGTGGTCCGCATCAACGACCGTGGCCCGCACACGCGCGGGCGGTTGATCGACCTGTCACGCGCCGCAGCGGAAAAAATCGGCATGCTGCGTAGCGGAACCGCGCGAGTCCGGGTACAAGGGCTGAGCGACTAAGCTGACACCTGACCTGACAGGAGCCTCGACCATTTTCGACCTGGCCACCCTCCCCACCTTCAGCCTCCTGCAACTGGGCGTGGCACTGGTGTTGCTGATCGGCGGTGCCGACCTGCTCGTGCGTGTCGCCCTGCGCCTGGCCCAGCACCTGCACGTTCGGCCGCTGATCATCGGCCTGAGCCTGGTGGCTTTCGGCAGCACCGCGCCACAACTCACGGTAAGCCTGCAGGCCGCCTACCAGGGGGCGCCCGACGTTGCCGTAGGCAGCGTGATCGGCAGCAACATCTTCAACGTGCTGGTGATCCTCGGCCTGGCCGCGCTGATCATTCCACTGCGGGTATCCCGCCAGCTGGTACGCCTGGACATTCCCTTGATGATCGTCGCCAGCGGCCTGGTCTACGCGCTTTGCGCCAATGGCCAACTGGGCCGTGTCGAAGGGCTGCTGCTGTTGCTGGCCCTGGTCGGCTACCTGGCCATGCTATGGCACCAGTCGCGCCACTATGCACGCACCTATCCGGCTCCGGCACCGGTCGCCGTAAAACCCGGCCGCTTCTGGTCGGTGACGATGCTGCAGGTTGCCTTCGGCCTGGCGATGCTGAGCCTGGCGGGTCATTTGCTGCTGGAGGCCGCCGTCGAGGTGGCCACCGACCTGGGGTTGTCCGAGCGGATCATCGGCCTGACAGTGGTCGCGGTCTGCACGTCCCTGCCGGAACTGGCCGCCGCGCTGGTCGCCGCCCTGCGCGGCGAGCGGGAGATCGCCGTGGGCACGGTGATTGGCAGCAACCTGTTCAACCTGCTGGCGGTGCTGGGGCTGACCGCGCTGGTCACCCCCGAGCCGTTGAGCATTTCACCCAATGCCCTGGGCTTCGACCTGCCGGTGATGCTCGGCGTCGCCGCCTTGAGCCTGCCGGTGTTCTACTCCGGCTACCGCATCACCCGCGCCGAGGGCCTGGTGTTCCTCTGCCTGTACCTGGCCTACGGCCTGCACGTGGCGGCCTTCACCATGGGCATGCCGCTGGCCGGCCGCCTGGAACGGCTGATGCTGTTCTATGTGCTGCCGGTGCTCGGGGCGGTGCTGCTGTTCACCACGGTGCGGGCCTGGCGACGGCAGCACTGAACGCGATTACCTGGCCTGCCGGGCCTTCTTGATGCAGAACGCCACCCACAGCACCAGGATCCACGCCGGGATCAGCAGCACCGAGATACGCACGCTCGGGGTCAGGAACATGACCACCAGGATCAATACGATGAATGCCAGGCACAGGTAGTTGGTCAGCGGGTGCCCCAGGCTCTTGTAGAACGGCGTGATGCCCGCCGCCAACTTGGCCTTGCGGAACTTCAGATGGGTGATGCTGATGCTCGCCCAGTTGATCACCAGCGCCGACACCGCCAGCGCCATCAACAGGCCGAACGCCTCACCCGGCCGCAGGTAGTTGATCAGCACGCACAACCCGGTGGCGAACGCCGAGACCCCCAGGGCCGTCAACGGCACGCCACGGCGGCTCACCTTGAGCAGCTGGCGCGGCGCATCACCTTGGCTGGCAAGGCCGAACAGCATGCGGCTGTTGGCGTACACGCAGCTGTTGTACACCGACAGCGCGGCGGTGAGCACCACCACGTTGAGAATGGTCGCCACCAGGTCGCTGTCCAGCTCGTGGAAGATCATCACGAACGGGCTGCCGCCCTGCACCACCTTCTGCCACGGGTACAGCGACAGCAGTACCGCCAGTGCGCCGATGTAGAAGATCAGGATGCGGTACACCACCTGGTTGGTGGCCTTGGGAATGCTCGCCCGCGGGTTGGCGGCCTCGGCCGCGGTGATGCCGACCAACTCCAGGCCGCCGAACGAGAACATGATCACCGCCAGGGCCATGACCAGGCCACCGACGCCGTTGGGGAAGAATCCACCGTGCTGCCAGAGGTTGGCCACGCTGGCATCCGGGCCACCGTGGCCACTGCCCAGCAGCCAGGCGCCGAAGCCGATCATGCTGACGATCGCCACCACCTTGATCAAGGCGAACCAGAACTCCATCTCGCCATAGACCTTCACCTGGGTGAGGTTGATCAGGTTGATGATCACGAAGAAGATCGCCGCCGTGGCCCAGGTCGGGAAGCCGGGCCACCAGTACTGCACGTAGATACCCACGGCGGTGAGCTCGGCCATGCCCACGAGCACGTACACCACCCAGTAGTTCCAGCCCGAGACGAACCCCGCGAACTCGCTCCAGTACTGGTGGGCGAAGTGGCTGAAACTGCCTGCAACCGGCTCTTCGACCACCATCTCGCCCAGTTGGCGCATGATCAGGAAGGCCATCAGGCCGGCGATGGCATACCCCAGCAGAACCGACGGGCCGGCCAGCTGAATGGTCTGGGCGATGCCCAGGAACAACCCGGTGCCGATGGCACCGCCCAGCGCGATCAGCTGGATATGACGGTTCTTCAGCCCGCGCTGCAACTGCTCGGGCGTGCTCTGGTCTTGCATGAAGTGTCCTTTGGCTCAGTGAGGCAGTGTTGTTGCTGTTGTATGCAGTCGAGGATCTAGATCCATCCGCCCCACTGCAAGATGAAAATGCCGATGTTGGTGGTGATCGCCGCCATCAATGTAGTGATCACGATGATCGACGCGGCCAGCTCGTGGTTGCCATTGGCCGCACGGGCCATGACGTAGCTGGCAGCCGCGGTGGGGCTGCCGATGTACAGGAACAGGATGCCCAGCTCGGCACCACGGAACCCGCAGAGCCAGGCGCCGAGCGTGCCGATCAGCGGCAGCCAGACCATCTTCACCAGGCTGGCATCGATGGCCAGCTTGCCGCTGTCGCGCAGCGCCGTCAGCGACAAGGTGCCGCCGATGCAGATCAGCGCCAGCGGCAGGGTCATCTGCGCCAGGTAGTCGCCCGAGGTGAGCAGCCAGTTGGGCAATGGTACCTGGCCGTAGGCCATTGGCGTCGCCACCAGCACGCTGATGATCAGCGGGTTGCTGAAGATGCTCTTGCAGATGCTCCACGGGTCGGACTTGAGGTCCGGGCTGTACACCGCCAGCACCACTGCCGACAGCGAGTTGTACATGAGGATGACCAGGCCGGCGAGCACTGCTCCCAGGGAAATGCCGTAGTCGCCATAGAGGCTGGCGGCCAGGGCCAGGCCGATCACGCCATTGTTGCCGCGAAAGGCTCCCTGGGTGTAGATGCCCCGGTCGGCCAGCGGGCTACGCCAGATCGCCAGGCCCCAGGCCACTGCGAAGCCGACCAGGGTGGCGGCGACGAAATAAAGGATTACCCCCGGTTTGACTGCCGCAGCCAGGTCGGCGTGGTAGATACCGAGGAACAGCAGCGCCGGCATGCAGACGTTGAACACCAGCTGCGAGGCGACACGGTTGAAATTGTCGTCGATGAGGTGAATGCGTTTGAGCAGAATGCCCATGAACAGCATGGCGAAGACGGGCGCCGTGATATTCAGCGTCTGGATGAGAAGGGCGAGCATGCGCAAGCGGTCCTGAGGAAGGGTTGCCGTTTAAGGGGCAGATGATACGCCAACGCGTCAGGAAATGCGGGGATCTAGGGGGATAAAATAAGCATCTTGCCTGTGCCGACCTCTTCGCGGGTAAACCCGCTCCTACAGGAGCTGCACAGTTATCAGCAGCAGAGCATCTGTAGGAGCGGGTTCACCCGCGAAGAGGCCGGCATGGACCGCAACGGATCAGCGCCGAACCGGCCGCTTCTGCAGTTTGCGCTGCAAGGTCCGGCGGTGCATGCCCAGCGCCCGGGCGGTGGCCGAGATATTGCCCTCGTGCTCATTGAGCACGCGCTGAATGTGCTCCCACTGCAAACGGTCGACCGACATCGGGTTCTCGGGGACCAGGGTATCGAGGTCGGTGTGCTCGGACAGCAACGCCGCCAGCACATCGTCGGCATCGGCCGGCTTGCACAGGTAGTTGCAGGCCCCGCGCTTGACCGCCTCGACCGCCGTGGCGATGCTCGAATAACCCGTCAGGATCACCACGCGCATCTCTGGATCCAGCTCCAGCAGCTTGGGCAGCAGCACCAGGCCCGAGTCGCCCTCCATCTTCAGGTCCAGCGCCGCATAGTCAGGCAGGTCCTGCTGGGCCAGCTCCAGCCCTTCCTCGGCGGATCCGGCAGTGCTCACGCGGAAACCGCGGCGGCTCATGGCGCGCGCCATCACCCGGGTGAAGGTGGCATCGTCGTCCACTAACAGCAGGTGCGGCAGTTCTTCGCCTTCGACCTGGTTTTCGTCACTCATCATTCATCTCCTCGCTTGCCATAGGGCAGGCGCAGTTCGGTGAGGGTGCCACCCTGTTCATGACTATAGAGTTTTACCGAACCGCCCGCACGCGTAACGCTGGCCTTGCTCAAGAAAAGGCCCAGGCCGAAGCCCTTGCCTTTGGTGGTAATAAAGGGTTTGCCGATGGCCTCGGCAATGGCCGGCGGCACGCCCGGGCCATGGTCGCGAATGCTGATCAGGATGTCCTCGGCGTCCCAGTCCAGGCGCACCTCGAGATCGTCCGGGCAGGCATCGGCGGCGTTGTTCAACAGGTTCAAAAGGGCCTGGGTCAGGTCTGGCGGCGGCGTCAGCCGTGGTACCTGGCCGTCACGCAGACGCTGGAAGCGGTAGCTGGCCTCGGGGCGCATCAGGTGCCAACGGTTCAGCGCCTCGTCCAGCCAGGCGGTGACGTCCTGCTCGCCGATGTCCAGGCGGCGGTTGGCCTCGGCGGCGCGCACCAACTGCTGGAGGGTTTCCTTGCACAGCTTGACCTGGTCCTGGAGGATCGCCAGGTCTTCCTGCAACTGCGGGTCGGCGTGATCCTGGCGCATCTCGTTGAGCAGCACGCTCATGGTCGCCAGTGGGGTGCCCAGCTCGTGCGCCGCCCCCGCGGCCTGGGTAGCCACCGCCAGCAACTGCTCGTCACGCAGGCTTTCTTCACGGCGCTCGGCACGCAATTGCTCCTGGCGGCGCAACTCCTCGGCCATGCGCGCGGCGAAGAAGGTGATCACCGCGGCGGCCAGGGCAATGCTCAGCCACATGCCATAGACCTGCATCTTGTCCCGCGCCATCGGCAGCCCTTCGAGCGGGTAGAACTGCACCAGCAACAAGCTGTAGGCCGTCAGCGCGATGCCCGACAGTATCAGCGAATACAGCCAGGGCAAGGTCACCGCGGCAATCGCCAGCGGCACCAGATAGTAGGATACGAACGGGTTGGTCGAGCCGCCGGAGTAATACAGCAACGCGCTGTGGATCAGCAGGTCGCAGGCCAACTGCAAGGCATATTCGAGCTCGGTGACCGGCAACGAAAGGCGCAGGCGCAAGGCCGTGAAGGCGCAGAGGATCGACGACAGCGCCAGTGTGGCGGCCAGCGACAACCATGGCAGCGGCAGCAGGTCGGTCCAGTAGGCGACGCCCACGGAGCCGGCCTGGGCAGCCAGTACCAGCACGCGGATGACGGTCAGGCGCCAGAGATTCTGGCGAGTAGCGGACAGCGGTTGTACGGCAGCGAGCATGAGCTCTCCTGATGAGTGCTCCAGGAAAATCGGCTGGAGTATACCGAAGCCGGGCGCATCGCTGCAGCGATGCGGCAAAGCGCCACACTTTGTCACAGGTTCATGATGGCACTTTTGAACCCACTACACGGGTGTCGGTCTGATGGGCCATGCGTGGAATGGAAGACCTCGAACCACGCCCTTCATTGCCAAGGAGTAACACATGCCAATCCCACGTCGCGGCGCCGCCCTGATCCTGTCCTGCGGCCTGCTTGCCAGCCTGCCGGCCCTGGCGGCCGACGAACCGCGCTACAACCAGATATCCCTGCGCGCCGAAGTGAGCAAGGAAGTGGCCCGCGACCTGATGGTCGTGACCCTCTACAGCGAAGCGCAGAACGCCGACCCAGGCAAGCTCGCCAAGCAGATCACCGAAACCATGAACAAGGCGGTGCAACAGGCCCGCCAGGTCAAGGACGTGAAGCTCAGCCAGGGCAGCCGCAACAGCTACCCGGTCTATGACAGCAAGGGCCAGAAGATCACCGGCTGGCGCGAACGCGCCGAGCTGCGCCTGGAAAGCGCGGACTTCCCGGCGCTCTCGCAACTGACCGCCGACCTGCTGCAGGAGTTGAAGATGGGCGCCATGGACTTCTCCATCGCCCCCGCCACGCGCAAGTCCAGCGAAGACGCGCTGCTCAAGGACGCGGTCAACGCCTTCAAGGCCCGCGCCCAACTGGCCACTGAAGCACTGGGTGGCAAGGGCTACAAGATCGTCAGCCTGAACCTCAACAGCAGCGGCTACCCCCGCCCTTACCTGCGCAGCGCACCGATGGCCATGAAATCCATGGTCGCCGACGAAGCGGCCCCGGCGCCGGACATCGAAGCCGGCACCAGCGAAGTCAGCATGAACGCCGACGGCTTGATCGAAGTGCAGATGCCCTGATCACTGCTGCCGCCCCCGACCCTAAGGGGGGCGGCAATTTCAGACCTTTCCGGCGCACAATTCGGCTGCGTCCTACAGAAAACCCCAATTAGAAACATCCCGAAAACTCCTGCATTTTTGCCACGCAAACGTTCAACTTCGGCAAAAATTACATGGATGCGACATCCATGTACGTCCGTCCTACTTTTTACCTGCCGACTATCCTTCTGAGGATTGCATTGGGGCATCCCCCTGCATAAGGATCCGCAGGTCGGCTCACGAGGCCACCTCGCATTCAACAATGACAACAATGAGGCCACCATGCTCAAACATGCAGTCATTCCGTTCCTGCTCGGCGCAGGCCTGATCGCCCAGACCCCAGCCGCCCTCGCGGCGTCCAACCTGGTGTTCTGCTCCGAAGGCAGCCCGGCAGGCTTCGACCCAGGGCAGTACACCACCGGAACCGACTTCGACGCCTCGGCCGAAACCGTGTTCAACCGCCTGACCCAGTTCGAGCGCGGCGGCACCAGGGTGATTCCAGGGCTGGCCACCCAGTGGGAGGTGTCCGACGACGGCAAGGTCTACACCTTCCATCTGCGCGAGGGCGTCAAGTTCCACACCACCGACTATTTCAAGCCCAGCCGCGAATTCAACGCCGACGACGTGCTCTTCACCTTCGACCGCATGCGTGACAAGAACCACCCGTTCCGCAAGGCCTACCCCACCGAGTTCCCCTACTTCACCGACATGGGCATGGACCAGAACATCGCCCAGATCGAGAAGCTCGACGAGCACACCGTGCGCTTCACCCTCAACCAGGTCGACGCCGCGTTCATCCAGAACCTGGCGATGAGTTTCGCCTCGATCCAGTCCGCCGAATACGCCGAGCAACTGCTCAAGCAGGGCAAGGCCGCCGACATCAACCAGAAGCCGATCGGCACCGGCCCGTTCGTGTTCAGCAAGTACCAGAAGGACGCGCAGATCCGCTTCAAGGGCAACAAGGACTACTGGCAGCCTGACGACGTGAAGATCGACAACCTGATTTTCGCCATCACCACCGACGCTTCGGTGCGCATGCAGAAGCTGAAGAAGAACGAGTGCCAGATCACCCTGTTCCCACGCCCGGCCGACATCGAGCCGCTCAAGGCCGACAAGAACCTGCAGATGCCGGATCAGGCTGGCTTCAACCTCGGCTACATCGCCTATAACGTGATGGACAAGCTCAAGGGCAGCAGCGTGCCCAACCCGCTGGCCGAGTTGAAAGTACGCCAGGCACTGGACATGGCCGTGGACAAGAAGAAGATCATCGAGTCGGTCTACCAGGGCGCGGGGCAGTTGGCGGTCAACGCCATGCCACCCACCCAGTGGTCCTATGACACAAGCATCAAGGATGCGCCCTACGATCCGGAAAAAGCCAAGCAACTGCTCAAGGAAGCCGGCATCAAGGAGGGTACCGAGATCACCCTCTGGGCCATGCCCGTGCAGCGCCCCTACAACCCCAACGCCAAGCTGATGGCCGAGATGCTCCAGTCCGACTGGAGCAAGATCGGCATCAAGGCGAAGATCGTCAGCTATGAGTGGGGCGAGTACATCAAACGTTCCAAAGGTGGCGAGCAGGGCGCCATGCTGATCGGCTGGAGTGGCGACAACGGTGACCCCGACAACTGGCTGGGCACGCTCTACGGTTGCGATGCCATCGACGGCAACAACTTCTCCAAGTGGTGCTACAAGCCCTACGACGACCTCATCAAGCAAGCCAAGGCTACCTCCGACCAGGCCAAGCGTACCGAGCTGTACCAGAAGGCCCAGCACATCCTCAAGGAACAGGTGCCGATCACGCCGATCGCCCACTCCACGGTCTATCAGCCGATGAGTGTCAAGGTGCAGGGCTTCAAGATCAGTCCCTTCGCTCTGAACTCGTTCTACGGCGTCAGCGTGGCCAAGTAACCCGCCGCCCTCCCCAACCCTGAAACCTTGCCGCTTCGGTGCCTTGCGCACCGGGGTCGGCGAGCCGTTGCCGGCAATCCGGCTCCCTACTGCCCGCACGGAGGCGACGGCTGTGGGAGCCGGCTGGCCGGCGAGAGGCCCATGCGGCGATCCCGCACGGCCTCTGCGTCACCTCGCAGCCGGCCATAAGGCTCGGCGAACACTAGAAAGCACGAAAGGGAGCTTCATCTTGAAACCATTCACCTTCACTGCACTGGCCCTCGGTGCACTCTCGGCCATGGCCCAGGCCGAGCCACAAAGCCAGGACTTCTTCCCGCTCAGCCTGAAAACCACCCGCGAGCAGGACCAGGCCAAGGGATTCATCGACGGCCAGAGCCTGTCTGGCAGCACGCGCAACTGGTATTCCCGCGAACGCGCCACCCGCGCGCCGCTGTTCAGGTACTACAAGCACGACGGCAGCCCGCACGATAGCCACAGCCGCGACAACTGGCTGCAGGGCACCATCCTGCGCTACCGCTCGGGGTTCACCCAGGGCACCGTAGGCTTTGCCGTCGAAGCCGCCGGCTACAACGCCATCGCCCTGGAACGGGGCCGCGCCGCCGTGGCCGGGCCGAACAACCGCACCCTCACCCACAGCGACGGCGAGCCCCTGGACCAGTGGAGCAAGATGGGCCTGGGCAACGTCAAGGCCAGGATCGGCAACACCACCCTGACCCTCGGCCGGCAATCCGTCGACACGCCGATGATCGCTGAAATCGGCAACCGGGCCCTGCCCTCGAGCTTTCAGGGCGCCTTTCTGCACAGCGCCGAATTCGACAATCTGTCCTTCGACCTGGGCACCTTCGACCGCGTCTCGCCGCGTTCCGAACAAAGCCTGAGCAAGTTTCGCAGCGAATACGGCGCCACCGGCGTGGAAACCGACCGCGCCAGCACTGCCGGCGTCAGCTACCAGCCTCTGCAGAGCCTGACCACCAGCCTCTACGCCACCCGCGCCAACGACTTCTGGAACCAGTACTACTTCGGCGCCAGCCACGTGCTGGGCGACAGCGCGGCACTGAGCCTGACCACCGGCCTCAATTACTACAAGACCGTGGACCAGGGCAGCCGCAAGCTGGGCCAGATCGACAACGACACCTACAGCCTGTCGCTCGGCCTGACGCACCAGGCGCACACCTTCACCGCTGCCTGGCAGCAGGTCGACGGCAACGAGTACTTCGACTACCTGCATGAAACCAACGGCATTTTCCTGGCCAACTCACTGCTATCGGACTTCAACGGCCCGAACGAGAAATCCGTGCAGCTCTCCTACGTCCTGAACATGGCGCCCTATGGCGTGCCGGGGCTGAAGTTCAACCTGTACAACGCCCGCGGCTGGGGCATCGACGGCACTCACTATCGCGGCACGGCCTACGACGTCCGTGGCCTGGACGGCGAGAGCCATTACGAGTGGGGCATCGGCACCAGCTACGCGGTACAGAGCGGCCCGCTGCGCGACACCAGCATCCGCGCCACCTACACCGCGCACCGGGCCAGCAAGGCCCAGGCCGACGGCAGTCTCGACGAATTGCGCATCGTCACCACCATACCGTTCGACATCCTCTGATCGCTGGCGCCAGGGCCCGCCACCATCCGGGGCCCTGGCAGCTACGCTGGAAACAACGCTCACTGGGAGGTTTCATGAATTCACCCGCATTGCGCGCCCTTCTCGCCGCGCTCATCCTTGGCGCCGCCGGGCAGACCTCGGCCAAGCCGCTGGTGGTGTGTACCGAAGCCAGCCCGGAAGGCTTCGACATCGTCCAGTACACCACTGCGGTGACCGCCGATGCCTCGGCCGAGGCGGTGTTCAACCGCCTGGTCGACTTCAAGCCAGGGACCACCGAGATCGAGCCGGCCCTGGCCGAGCGCTGGGACATATCCGACGACGGCCTGACCTACACCTTCCACCTGCGCCAAGGGGTGAAATTCCACACCACCGACTACTTCACGCCGACCCGCGACTTCAATGCCGACGACGTGTTATGGAGCCTGCGCCGCCAGCTCGACCCCAACCACCCGTGGCACGACAAGACCAGCGCCGGCTACCCGTACTTCGAAAGCATGGCCTTCGGCCAACTGCTCAAGTCGGTGGACAAGCGCGACGCATACACCGTGGTGATCACCCTCACCCGCCCGGAAGGCCCGTTCCTGCGGGACATGGCCATGGGCTTCACGTCGATCTACTCTGCCGAGTATGGCGACCAGTTGCTCAGGACGGGAAACACCGGCGACCTCAACAGCAAGCCGATCGGCACCGGGCCGTTCATCTTCCAGCGCTACAACAAGGATGCCCAGGTGCGCTACAAGCCCAACCCGGATTACTTCCGTGGCAAACCACCGAGCGATGCGCTGATCTTCGCCATCGCCACCGACAACAACGTGCGCCTGCAAAAGCTGCGCGCCGGCGAGTGCCAGGTAGCGCTGTACCCCAAGCCCGGCGACGTGCCATCGATCAAGGCCGACCCCAGGCTCAAGGTCGTCGAAACCTCCGCGCTGGTCACCGGCTACATCGCCATGAACACCCAGCATCGCTACCTGGGTGACGTGCGCGTACGCCGGGCACTGAACCTGGCGTTCGACCGCCAGACCCACGTCGACCAACTGTTCGGCAAGGGCAATGCACTGCTGGCGGTGAACCCGTATCCGCCGAGCATGATCGGCTTCAACACCGAGAACCGTAACCCGCCACGCGACCTCGAACAGGCACGTGCATTGCTCGAACAGGCCGGGGTGCCGGAGGGCACGGTGCTGACCCTGTTCACCCGCAATGGCGGTGGCCCGACCAACCCCAACCCGCGCCTGTCCGCGGAAATGCTCCAGGCGGACCTTGCCAAGATCGGCATCCGCCTCGACATCCGCGTGATGGAATGGGCCGAGATGCTGCGCCGCGCCAAGAACGGCGAGGCCGATCTGGTATCCAGTGGCTGGGCCAGCGACAACGGCGACCCCGACAACTTCCTGACCCCGCTGCTGAGCTGCGATGCGGCGAAAACCGGCGAGAACTACGCACGCTGGTGCAACTCGAAGTTCCAGGACCTGATCACCCGCGCCCGCGCAGTGATCGACAACGACGAGCGCGCAAGGCTCTATGCCGAGGCATTGAAGGTGTACGATGACGACCAACCCTGGATCGGCATGGCCCATCCGAAGATGTTCACCGCCATGCGCGACAACGTGGAGGGCTACGTGATCAGCCCCCTGACCAACAACAACTTCGCCACCACCCGGGTGAAGTAGAACAACAACGACCGCCGGCAACCCACGAGGGGACTGGCGGCACTGCCTGACCGGCCGATTGAGGTAACCCCGACAATGTTGAGTTTTATTGCCCGGCGCCTGGGCCTGCTGATACCGACCTTCTTCGGTATCACCTTGCTGACCTTCGCGCTCATACGCCTGATCCCCGGCGACCCGGTGGAAGTGATGATGGGCGAGCGCAGGGTGGATCCCGAGATGCACGCCCAGGCCATGGAGCGCCTCGGCTTGAACAAACCGCTGCCGGTCCAGTACCTGGACTACGTCGGCAAGCTTGCCCACGGTGAC
Proteins encoded in this window:
- a CDS encoding amino acid permease yields the protein MQDQSTPEQLQRGLKNRHIQLIALGGAIGTGLFLGIAQTIQLAGPSVLLGYAIAGLMAFLIMRQLGEMVVEEPVAGSFSHFAHQYWSEFAGFVSGWNYWVVYVLVGMAELTAVGIYVQYWWPGFPTWATAAIFFVIINLINLTQVKVYGEMEFWFALIKVVAIVSMIGFGAWLLGSGHGGPDASVANLWQHGGFFPNGVGGLVMALAVIMFSFGGLELVGITAAEAANPRASIPKATNQVVYRILIFYIGALAVLLSLYPWQKVVQGGSPFVMIFHELDSDLVATILNVVVLTAALSVYNSCVYANSRMLFGLASQGDAPRQLLKVSRRGVPLTALGVSAFATGLCVLINYLRPGEAFGLLMALAVSALVINWASISITHLKFRKAKLAAGITPFYKSLGHPLTNYLCLAFIVLILVVMFLTPSVRISVLLIPAWILVLWVAFCIKKARQAR
- a CDS encoding septal ring lytic transglycosylase RlpA family protein, with product MLIRSLGTLALFSLLAGCASQDIDPSGYDKTGTASYYGSRHHGKRTASGEAFNQHGLTAAHRSLPFGSKVLVTNLANQRSVVVRINDRGPHTRGRLIDLSRAAAEKIGMLRSGTARVRVQGLSD
- a CDS encoding response regulator transcription factor; the protein is MSDENQVEGEELPHLLLVDDDATFTRVMARAMSRRGFRVSTAGSAEEGLELAQQDLPDYAALDLKMEGDSGLVLLPKLLELDPEMRVVILTGYSSIATAVEAVKRGACNYLCKPADADDVLAALLSEHTDLDTLVPENPMSVDRLQWEHIQRVLNEHEGNISATARALGMHRRTLQRKLQKRPVRR
- a CDS encoding AEC family transporter encodes the protein MLALLIQTLNITAPVFAMLFMGILLKRIHLIDDNFNRVASQLVFNVCMPALLFLGIYHADLAAAVKPGVILYFVAATLVGFAVAWGLAIWRSPLADRGIYTQGAFRGNNGVIGLALAASLYGDYGISLGAVLAGLVILMYNSLSAVVLAVYSPDLKSDPWSICKSIFSNPLIISVLVATPMAYGQVPLPNWLLTSGDYLAQMTLPLALICIGGTLSLTALRDSGKLAIDASLVKMVWLPLIGTLGAWLCGFRGAELGILFLYIGSPTAAASYVMARAANGNHELAASIIVITTLMAAITTNIGIFILQWGGWI
- a CDS encoding calcium/sodium antiporter; translation: MGVALVLLIGGADLLVRVALRLAQHLHVRPLIIGLSLVAFGSTAPQLTVSLQAAYQGAPDVAVGSVIGSNIFNVLVILGLAALIIPLRVSRQLVRLDIPLMIVASGLVYALCANGQLGRVEGLLLLLALVGYLAMLWHQSRHYARTYPAPAPVAVKPGRFWSVTMLQVAFGLAMLSLAGHLLLEAAVEVATDLGLSERIIGLTVVAVCTSLPELAAALVAALRGEREIAVGTVIGSNLFNLLAVLGLTALVTPEPLSISPNALGFDLPVMLGVAALSLPVFYSGYRITRAEGLVFLCLYLAYGLHVAAFTMGMPLAGRLERLMLFYVLPVLGAVLLFTTVRAWRRQH
- the gatB gene encoding Asp-tRNA(Asn)/Glu-tRNA(Gln) amidotransferase subunit GatB; amino-acid sequence: MQWEVVIGLEIHTQLATQSKIFSGSATTFGSEPNTQASLVDLGMPGVLPVLNQEAVRMACMFGLAIDAEIGKRNVFARKNYFYPDLPKGYQISQMDLPIVGKGHLDIALEDGTIKRIGVTRAHLEEDAGKSLHEDFSGSTGIDLNRAGTPLLEIVSEPDMRSAKEAVAYVKAIHALVRYLGICDGNMAEGSLRCDCNVSIRPKGQAEFGTRCEIKNVNSFRFIERAINSEIQRQIDLIEDGGKVVQETRLYDPNKDETRSMRSKEEANDYRYFPDPDLLPVVIEDSFLETVRAGLPELPPQKVERFQSQYGLSAYDANVLASSREQADYFEEVVKIGGDAKLAANWVMVELGSLLNKLGIEIDQAPVSAAHLGGMLLRIRDNTISGKIAKTVFEAMAAGEGDADSIIESKGLKQVTDTGAIDKMLDEVLAANAEQVEQYRAADEAKRGKMFGFFVGQAMKASKGKANPGQVNQLLKAKLEG